Proteins encoded together in one Pogoniulus pusillus isolate bPogPus1 unplaced genomic scaffold, bPogPus1.pri scaffold_58_arrow_ctg1, whole genome shotgun sequence window:
- the PRPH gene encoding peripherin has product MSRGGRGSLQRRTLGAPRLVSATPERVTAAAAARSAEREELAALNDRFAAFLERVRALERQNGALRAALGRAAAAAAPGATGLVRGELRGLRERLQRLGQDRDRLQAERDGLAADLTALRRRLEDETQKREDAEKNLVLFRKDVDDATLSRLELERKVELLMDEIGFLKKLHEEELRDLEVSGPGAAAAAAAEVEVCKPELTAALREIRSQYEGIAVKNLQEAEDWYKSKFADLSDAANRNHEALRLAKQEMNESRRQIQSLTCEVDGLKSMNEALQRQMREMEEEFGEEIGSYQDVVGRLEQEIQQMKEEMSRHLREYQDLLNVKMALDIEIATYRKLLEGEESRITTPPHSATSFSMRSSEPAESPARRMVLIKTIETRDGQQVVTESHKERAEPGK; this is encoded by the exons ATGAGCCGCGGCGGTCGCGGGTCCCTCCAGCGCCGCACCCTCGGGGCTCCGCGGCTCGTTTCCGCGACCCCGGAGCGGGtaacggcggcggcggcggcgcggagcGCGGAACGGGAGGAACTGGCGGCGCTGAACGATCGTTTCGCAGCTTTCTTGGAGCGGGTCCGGGCTTTGGAGCGGCAGAACGGAGCCCTCCGAGCTGCTCTGGGccgtgccgccgccgctgccgctcccGGTGCTACCGGACTGGTGCGGGGGGAGTTGCGGGGGCTGCGGGAGCGACTGCAGCGTCTCGGTCAGGATCGGGACCGGCTCCAGGCAGAACGGGACGGGCTGGCTGCCGACCTGACGGCTCTGCGGCGGCG GCTGGAGGATGAGACACAGAAAcgagaggatgcagagaagaacTTGGTCTTGTTCCGCAAG GATGTGGACGATGCTACCTTGTCCCGCCTGGAGCTGGAGCGCAAGGTGGAGCTGCTGATGGACGAGATCGGCTTCCTCAAGAAGCTGCatgaggag GAGCTGCGGGACCTGGAGGTGAGCGGCccgggcgcggcggcggcggcggcggcggaggtgGAGGTCTGCAAGCCGGAGCTGACGGCGGCGCTGCGGGAGATCCGCTCCCAGTACGAGGGCATCGCCGTCAAGaacctgcaggaggcagaggactGGTACAAATCCAAG TTTGCTGACCTCTCAGATGCAGCAAACCGCAACCACGAGGCGCTGAGGTTGGCCAAGCAGGAGATGAACGAGTCCAGGAGGCAGATCCAGAGCCTGACCTGTGAGGTGGATGGGCTGAAGAGCATg AACGAAGCTCTGCAGCGGCAGATGcgggagatggaggaggagttCGGGGAGGAGATCGGGAGCTACCAGGAcgtggtagggaggttggagcaagagATCCAGCAGATGAAGGAGGAGATGTCTCGGCACCTGCGTGAGTACCAGGACCTGCTCAACGTCAAGATGGCTTTGGACATCGAGATCGCCACCTACCGCAAGCTGCTGGAGGGCGAGGAGAGCCG gATCACCACCCCCCCGCACTCTGCTACCTCCTTCAGCATGAGAAGCTCAG AGCCTGCAGAGAGCCCGGCAAGGAGGATGGTGCTGATCAAAACCATCGAGACCCGGGACGGGCAG CAAGTGGTAACAGAGTCGCAcaaggagagagcagagccGGGGAAGtga